The Aquidulcibacter paucihalophilus genome has a window encoding:
- a CDS encoding DUF3089 domain-containing protein, whose product MTPGRMSLRQWAGWIGLTFVLVLVTAVAVWRGDILRASLDPQVPFQTYTPPPAPDYGDPGAWALRDATGPESGPAAVFFVHSTTYDGGREWNGPIGDPAADAWLKRVVLPNYAGPFARAGGISAPRYRQGSLYTRLTLRDDAREARAFAWRDIDAAFTAWIARHPDGPIVLAGVEQGGDLVERLVRERVADDPTLRGRLVAAYLMDVVVAADGLSPQVPACVSRDQVGCIVAWSPVSEDNDGAGRRRLRRALVWDGRGRLVDLGGRAALCVNPVTGSTDTAPVEARLHQGATNATGLEWGVRPALMAREIATQCRGGLLRHTEPRTESFRETGGWADRRKSRPYNLFYGDIEADVQARLAVWQARKPA is encoded by the coding sequence ATGACGCCCGGCCGGATGAGCCTGCGCCAATGGGCCGGCTGGATCGGCCTGACCTTTGTGCTCGTTCTGGTCACGGCGGTGGCGGTGTGGCGCGGTGACATCCTGAGGGCCAGTCTGGATCCGCAGGTGCCGTTCCAGACCTATACGCCGCCGCCGGCCCCCGACTATGGCGACCCGGGTGCCTGGGCGCTGCGCGACGCGACCGGACCGGAGTCAGGGCCTGCGGCCGTCTTCTTCGTGCATTCGACCACCTATGACGGTGGTCGCGAGTGGAACGGGCCGATCGGCGATCCTGCGGCCGACGCCTGGCTGAAGCGGGTCGTCCTGCCCAACTATGCGGGACCGTTCGCGCGGGCCGGGGGGATCAGCGCGCCGCGCTATCGACAGGGCAGTCTCTACACCCGGCTGACCCTGCGCGACGACGCCCGCGAGGCGCGGGCCTTCGCCTGGCGCGACATCGACGCGGCCTTTACGGCCTGGATCGCGCGACACCCGGACGGCCCCATCGTTCTGGCCGGGGTGGAGCAGGGTGGTGATCTGGTCGAGCGGCTGGTGCGCGAGCGGGTGGCGGATGACCCCACCCTGCGCGGCCGGCTGGTGGCGGCCTATCTGATGGATGTCGTGGTGGCGGCCGACGGCCTGTCGCCGCAGGTTCCGGCCTGCGTCAGCCGCGACCAGGTCGGTTGCATCGTGGCCTGGTCGCCGGTCAGCGAGGACAACGACGGCGCCGGACGCCGGCGGTTGCGGCGGGCGCTGGTCTGGGACGGGCGGGGGCGGCTGGTCGACCTCGGGGGGCGGGCGGCCCTGTGCGTCAACCCGGTGACCGGTTCGACCGACACGGCCCCGGTCGAGGCCCGGCTGCACCAGGGCGCGACCAATGCGACGGGGCTCGAATGGGGCGTGCGACCGGCCCTGATGGCCCGCGAGATCGCTACCCAGTGCCGGGGCGGCCTGCTGCGCCACACCGAGCCGCGAACGGAGTCATTCCGCGAGACCGGCGGCTGGGCCGATCGGAGAAAGTCACGGCCTTACAATCTGTTCTATGGCGATATTGAAGCCGATGTTCAGGCGCGGCTCGCGGTCTGGCAGGCGCGCAAGCCGGCCTAG
- the rfaD gene encoding ADP-glyceromanno-heptose 6-epimerase — MSRRMIVVTGGAGFIGSNIVARLCAEDRRDVVVCDRLEDAALGKWKNIAKHPIADFWQPEELFEQLERHAESVEAVVHMGAISSTTEPDADLILRTNFSLSRDIWDWCALRDARMIYASSAATYGDGEAGFEDDDSLEALASLKPLNAYGYSKMLFDQYAARQSDRGQSPGQWAGLKFFNVYGPNEGHKGGMKSVVAQIWPKVQADEPVTLFRSHNPAYADGGQMRDFVFVDDVVDIIEWLLDTPGVSGVFNAGSGQARSFLDLANATFAAAGKTPRVEYVDTPESIRDKYQYFTEARMDRVRAAGFQGQSTPLEEGVRRYVQSFLATADPYR, encoded by the coding sequence ATGAGCCGGCGCATGATCGTGGTCACGGGCGGCGCGGGCTTCATCGGCTCCAATATCGTTGCGCGACTGTGCGCCGAGGACCGGCGCGACGTGGTCGTCTGCGACCGTCTGGAAGACGCCGCCCTGGGCAAGTGGAAGAATATCGCCAAACACCCCATCGCCGACTTCTGGCAGCCTGAGGAGCTGTTCGAACAGCTGGAGCGGCATGCCGAGTCGGTCGAGGCCGTGGTGCATATGGGGGCCATCTCCTCGACCACGGAGCCGGATGCCGACCTGATCCTGCGCACCAATTTCAGCCTGTCGCGCGACATTTGGGACTGGTGCGCCCTGCGCGACGCGCGGATGATCTACGCCTCGTCCGCGGCCACCTATGGCGATGGTGAGGCGGGGTTCGAGGATGATGACAGCCTTGAGGCATTGGCTTCGCTCAAGCCGCTAAACGCCTATGGCTATTCAAAAATGCTGTTCGATCAGTATGCGGCGCGCCAGTCGGACCGGGGTCAGTCGCCGGGCCAGTGGGCGGGGCTGAAATTCTTCAACGTCTATGGCCCGAACGAGGGTCACAAGGGCGGGATGAAGTCGGTCGTGGCCCAGATCTGGCCGAAGGTGCAGGCCGATGAGCCGGTCACCCTGTTCCGCTCGCACAACCCGGCCTACGCCGATGGCGGCCAGATGCGCGACTTCGTCTTCGTCGACGACGTGGTCGACATCATCGAGTGGCTGCTCGACACGCCCGGCGTCTCAGGCGTGTTCAACGCCGGCTCGGGGCAGGCGCGCTCCTTCCTGGACCTGGCCAACGCCACCTTCGCGGCGGCGGGCAAGACGCCCCGGGTCGAATACGTCGACACCCCCGAGAGCATCCGGGACAAATACCAGTATTTCACCGAGGCCCGGATGGATCGGGTGCGGGCGGCGGGCTTCCAAGGGCAGTCGACCCCGCTGGAGGAGGGGGTGCGTCGCTACGTCCAGTCCTTCCTGGCGACGGCGGACCCGTATCGATGA
- the rfaE2 gene encoding D-glycero-beta-D-manno-heptose 1-phosphate adenylyltransferase, translating into MAERTLDLGQLQALLERVRGLKVACVGDLMLDRYVYGEVSRISPEAPIPVLRMRRTTAMPGGVGNVARNVAALGGIARLGAVAGKDAAGDELAALIAAEPGIEDALERRAAVATIVKTRFVAAGQQLLRLDEEAAALMGDESDAFTGASVYLLSDYAKGVVSDLVIAQALAAAEESGAPVVVDPKGRDFARYGAVDLIKPNASELAGATGLPVETDAEVEAALKALLHETTAKAVVVTRAGKGMSLMRRGEPVRHFPGRAREVFDVSGAGDTGLAALGLALGAGASLETAVEFAILASGVVVGKAGTAVVTPAELIDAEMSQHAAGAHAKVMPLEDLAHVVEGWKRQGLKVGFTNGCFDILHRGHVAYLAQARGWCDRLVVALNTDASVRRLKGEGRPINDLDSRAVVIGGLQSVDRVTAFDDPTPLALIARLRPDVLIKGADYTREGVVGGDLVESWGGEVRLATFEDGYSTTKTIEKMKDEA; encoded by the coding sequence ATGGCTGAACGGACGCTCGATCTCGGACAACTGCAGGCGCTGCTGGAGCGGGTGCGCGGACTGAAGGTCGCCTGCGTCGGCGACCTGATGCTGGACCGCTATGTCTACGGGGAGGTCAGCCGGATCTCGCCCGAGGCGCCGATCCCCGTGCTGCGCATGCGCCGGACCACGGCCATGCCGGGCGGGGTCGGCAATGTGGCGCGCAATGTCGCGGCGCTGGGCGGCATCGCGCGCCTCGGCGCCGTCGCCGGCAAGGATGCGGCCGGGGATGAGCTGGCGGCCCTGATCGCGGCCGAACCGGGCATCGAGGACGCCCTCGAACGGCGCGCGGCGGTGGCGACCATCGTCAAGACCCGCTTTGTCGCCGCCGGCCAGCAACTGCTGCGGCTGGATGAAGAAGCGGCGGCCTTGATGGGTGATGAAAGCGACGCATTTACGGGCGCTTCCGTATATCTTCTTTCGGATTACGCGAAGGGTGTGGTCAGCGATCTGGTGATCGCCCAGGCGCTGGCGGCGGCCGAGGAGTCGGGCGCGCCGGTGGTGGTCGACCCCAAGGGGCGCGACTTCGCCCGCTATGGCGCGGTCGATCTGATCAAGCCCAACGCCAGCGAACTGGCCGGGGCCACCGGCCTGCCGGTCGAGACCGACGCCGAGGTCGAGGCGGCGCTCAAGGCGCTGCTGCACGAGACGACAGCGAAGGCCGTGGTGGTCACCCGTGCGGGCAAGGGCATGAGCCTGATGCGGCGCGGCGAACCGGTACGGCATTTCCCCGGACGGGCGCGGGAAGTCTTCGACGTCTCGGGCGCCGGCGACACCGGACTGGCGGCCCTGGGACTGGCGCTGGGCGCGGGCGCGTCGCTGGAGACGGCGGTCGAGTTCGCCATCCTCGCCTCGGGCGTGGTGGTCGGAAAGGCCGGCACGGCGGTGGTTACGCCGGCCGAACTGATCGACGCCGAGATGAGCCAGCACGCCGCGGGGGCCCACGCCAAGGTCATGCCGCTGGAGGACCTGGCGCATGTGGTCGAGGGCTGGAAGCGGCAGGGGCTGAAGGTCGGCTTCACCAACGGCTGTTTCGATATCCTACACCGCGGCCACGTCGCCTATCTGGCCCAGGCGCGGGGCTGGTGCGACCGGCTGGTGGTGGCGCTGAACACCGATGCCTCGGTGCGGCGTCTGAAGGGCGAGGGCCGGCCGATCAATGATCTGGACAGCCGGGCCGTGGTGATCGGCGGGCTGCAGTCCGTGGACCGCGTCACGGCCTTTGATGATCCGACACCCCTGGCCCTGATCGCACGGCTGCGGCCCGATGTGCTGATCAAGGGCGCGGACTATACGCGGGAGGGCGTGGTCGGCGGCGATCTGGTCGAGAGCTGGGGCGGGGAAGTCAGACTCGCGACCTTCGAGGATGGCTATTCCACCACGAAGACGATCGAGAAGATGAAGGACGAAGCATGA
- the kdsA gene encoding 3-deoxy-8-phosphooctulonate synthase, whose amino-acid sequence MSKPNAIIDIKDGLKRPVSIGGGQRIVFIAGPCQLESRQHALEMAHALKEIGERLNVGIIYKTSFDKANRTSATAARGFGLEGSLPIFAEIREVTGLPVLTDVHTEEHCRIAAEVVDVLQIPAFLSRQTDLLLAAAATGKAINIKKGQFLAPWDMKNVIAKVVGAGNPNVMACERGASFGYNTLVSDMRALPILREIGCPVVFDATHSVQQPGGQGTSSGGQREFVPVLARAAVAVGVDAVFMETHQDPDNAPSDGPNMVPLDQFEALAADLIAYDDLTKARMAKAA is encoded by the coding sequence TTGTCCAAGCCAAACGCCATTATCGACATCAAGGATGGGCTGAAGCGCCCCGTTTCCATCGGCGGCGGACAGCGGATCGTCTTCATCGCCGGCCCGTGCCAGCTGGAGAGCCGCCAGCACGCGCTGGAGATGGCCCATGCGCTGAAGGAGATCGGCGAGCGCCTGAACGTCGGCATCATCTACAAAACCAGTTTCGACAAGGCGAACCGGACCTCGGCGACCGCCGCGCGCGGTTTCGGCCTCGAAGGCTCGCTGCCGATCTTCGCCGAGATTCGCGAGGTCACCGGCCTGCCGGTGCTGACCGACGTGCACACCGAGGAACACTGCCGAATCGCCGCCGAGGTGGTCGATGTGCTCCAGATCCCGGCCTTCCTGAGTCGCCAGACCGACCTGCTGCTGGCCGCCGCGGCGACGGGCAAGGCGATCAACATCAAGAAGGGCCAGTTCCTCGCGCCCTGGGACATGAAGAACGTGATCGCCAAGGTGGTCGGCGCCGGAAATCCCAACGTCATGGCCTGCGAGCGCGGTGCCAGCTTCGGCTACAACACCCTGGTCAGCGACATGCGGGCCCTGCCGATCCTGCGCGAGATCGGCTGCCCGGTCGTGTTCGATGCGACTCACTCGGTGCAGCAGCCGGGCGGGCAGGGGACGTCCTCGGGCGGACAGCGCGAATTCGTGCCGGTGCTGGCGCGCGCGGCCGTGGCCGTGGGCGTGGACGCGGTCTTCATGGAAACCCATCAGGACCCCGACAATGCGCCGTCGGACGGGCCGAACATGGTGCCGCTGGACCAGTTCGAGGCGCTGGCCGCCGATCTGATCGCCTATGACGACCTGACCAAGGCGCGGATGGCGAAAGCTGCCTGA
- a CDS encoding deoxyribodipyrimidine photo-lyase, whose translation MTTEAEAQPVILWFRQDLRLADNPALTHAVGTGRPIMPVYILDQGPATRQTGAASLWWLDKSLRALDDSLRSRGSRLILRRGDSEAELRRLIDETGADAVFLNRRFEPDAFARDADIAHALQADGVACKGWNGTLLARPGSVLNGSGQPYKVFTPFHRALLAAAVAPTPAPAPAGIRTPPGPASDDIDAWGLHPTRPDWSRGFDWTPGEAGAETALAAFLSRGLKSYGNGRDIPAEPATSRLSPHLHFGEISPWRAVEAARSAAADGRVPAAEADKFVAEIGWREFSAHLLHAFPQITDTAFRPEYDAMPWRNDLAGLEAWKRGLTGYPVVDAGMRELWTTGFMHNRVRMIVASFLIKHLLIDWREGEAWFRDTLVDADIAANVQNWQWVAGSGADASPYFRIFNPITQGQKFDADGRYVRRWVPELRGVPDRWLHAPWTAPPEILRGARVRLGAEYPRPLVDHDIARKRALDALGTVVASRAAEGD comes from the coding sequence ATGACCACCGAGGCCGAGGCACAACCCGTCATCCTGTGGTTCCGTCAGGATCTGCGTCTGGCGGACAATCCGGCCCTCACCCATGCCGTCGGGACCGGCCGTCCGATCATGCCCGTCTACATCCTCGACCAGGGCCCCGCGACGCGGCAGACCGGTGCCGCCTCCCTGTGGTGGCTCGACAAATCCCTGCGCGCCCTCGACGACTCGCTGCGGTCGCGCGGCTCCCGCCTGATCCTGCGTCGCGGCGACAGCGAGGCCGAGCTCCGTCGCCTGATCGACGAGACCGGCGCCGACGCCGTGTTCCTGAACCGCCGGTTCGAGCCCGACGCCTTCGCCCGCGACGCGGACATCGCCCACGCGCTCCAGGCCGACGGCGTGGCCTGCAAGGGCTGGAATGGAACCCTGCTGGCCCGCCCCGGATCCGTGCTCAACGGCTCCGGCCAGCCCTACAAGGTCTTCACGCCCTTCCACCGCGCCCTCCTGGCCGCCGCGGTCGCCCCGACGCCCGCCCCGGCACCCGCCGGGATTCGCACGCCGCCCGGGCCGGCCTCGGACGATATCGACGCCTGGGGCCTGCACCCCACCCGCCCGGACTGGTCGCGTGGTTTCGACTGGACGCCCGGCGAGGCGGGCGCAGAGACCGCCTTGGCCGCCTTCCTGTCACGCGGTCTCAAATCCTACGGCAATGGCCGGGACATCCCCGCCGAGCCGGCCACCAGCCGCCTGTCGCCGCATCTGCATTTCGGCGAGATCAGCCCCTGGCGCGCGGTCGAGGCCGCCCGTTCGGCCGCCGCCGACGGCCGGGTGCCTGCCGCCGAGGCCGACAAATTCGTGGCCGAGATCGGCTGGCGCGAATTCTCTGCCCATCTGCTGCACGCCTTCCCGCAGATCACCGACACGGCCTTCCGGCCCGAATATGACGCCATGCCGTGGCGCAACGACCTCGCCGGCCTCGAGGCCTGGAAGCGCGGTCTGACCGGCTATCCCGTCGTGGACGCGGGCATGCGCGAGCTCTGGACGACCGGCTTCATGCACAACCGGGTGCGCATGATCGTGGCCTCCTTCCTGATCAAACACCTGCTGATCGACTGGCGGGAGGGCGAGGCCTGGTTCCGCGACACCCTCGTCGACGCCGATATCGCAGCGAATGTGCAGAATTGGCAGTGGGTCGCTGGATCCGGAGCGGATGCTTCTCCGTACTTCCGCATCTTCAACCCGATCACCCAGGGACAGAAATTCGATGCAGACGGCCGATATGTCCGCCGGTGGGTCCCGGAGCTCCGCGGAGTTCCCGACCGCTGGCTGCACGCGCCCTGGACCGCGCCCCCGGAAATCCTCCGGGGCGCCCGCGTGCGTCTGGGCGCGGAATACCCCCGCCCGCTCGTCGATCATGACATCGCCCGCAAGCGTGCGCTCGACGCGCTCGGGACCGTCGTGGCGAGCCGCGCCGCCGAAGGGGATTGA